A single region of the Pogoniulus pusillus isolate bPogPus1 chromosome Z, bPogPus1.pri, whole genome shotgun sequence genome encodes:
- the LOC135193205 gene encoding LOW QUALITY PROTEIN: avidin-like (The sequence of the model RefSeq protein was modified relative to this genomic sequence to represent the inferred CDS: inserted 1 base in 1 codon; deleted 1 base in 1 codon): MRAGRQPCWVLHSXVEMRSGAFALVLVLALVSRVVPVESKCQLSGLWRNEQDSLMEISAVRSNGEFHGKYLTRVTLSGSCARLSPLKGTQQQPGEGEWPTFTFTVHWDKFSNATTAFVGQCFVDTGGKETLTTTWLLREAVGSLEEDWKATRVGRNIFTRKRTPKGKILLSLSPSCDNESSPAP; the protein is encoded by the exons ATGCGG GCTGGGAGGCAGCCGTGCTGGGTGCTTCACA CTGTGGAGATGAGGAGTGGTGCCTTTGCCCTGGTCCTTGTCCTGGCCCTGGTGTCACGTGTCGTCCCTGTGGAGAGCAAG tgccagctcagCGGTCTGTGGAGGAATGAACAGGATTCACTGATGGAGATTTCAGCTGTGAGGAGCAACGGGGAGTTCCATGGGAAATACCTCACACGGGTCACCCTCAGTGGCAGCTGTGCCCGCCTCTCCCCTCTGAagggcacccagcaacagcctGGCGAGGGGGAATGGCCCACCTTCACCTTCACTGTGCACTGGGACAAGTTCTCCA ATGCCACTACTGCCTTCGTGGGGCAGTGCTTTGTGGACACAGGAGGAAAGGAGACTCTGACCACCACGTGGCTGCTGCGTGAAGCTGTCGGGTCCCTCGAGGAggactggaaagccacaag AGTGGGCAGAAATATCTTCACACGCAAACGTACTCCAAAAGGAAAGATCCTGCTGAGCTTATCCCCATCCTGTGACAATGAGTCCTCACCTGCCCCATGA